One stretch of Castor canadensis chromosome 14, mCasCan1.hap1v2, whole genome shotgun sequence DNA includes these proteins:
- the LOC141416677 gene encoding uncharacterized protein: protein MTERLFEQEESSQSVTQQILEHIVNQKTPLGVIPYESCVCGEFASDGSSINVPLRAHTAHKPCQYQKHIEKSYKHKECGKAFSYSRGSQKCEGSRTGEEKLSGGKPCDEACRCLSSAQNRESTHSREKNHECEQHGKAFRRGNHTKIHEKFHTGEKQFGCKQYGEALGPPSYLHRHEKNHTEEKCECKQCGEALARSSNLKRHEVTHSVENSYVCKYCGKALAGSQHLKRHERTHTAEKPYVCEYCGKRFACPSHLQTHERTHTGEKPYTCKHCGKAFGYSHYLLIHERIHTGEKPYVCKLCGKAFTCSSALKNHERTHSGEKPYVCKYCGKCFAFSGQLRGHERTHTGEKPYVCNQCGKAFTHSSHLRGHERTHITEKPYRCKLCSKSFFHPVYLQLHGRAHTREKLCI, encoded by the coding sequence ATGACAGAGAGGCTCTTTGAACAAGAAGAAAGTAGTCAAAGTGTAACCCAACAGATTCTAGAGCATATTGTGAACCAGAAAACTCCTCTTGGAGTGATACCATATGAAAGCTGTGTGTGTGGAGAATTTGCTAGTGATGGTTCATCCATAAATGTGCCCCTCAGAGCTCACACTGCACACAAACCATGTCAGTATCAGAAACACATAGAGAAGTCTTATAAACAtaaagaatgtgggaaagccttcagttaCTCCCGAGGCTCTCAAAAGTGTGAAGGTTCTCGTACTGGAGAGGAGAAACTCTCTGGAGGTAAACCATGTGATGAAGCCTGCAGGTGTCTTAGTTCTGCTCAAAATCGTGAGAGCACTCACAGTAGAGAAAAAAACCATGAATGTGAGCAACATGGGAAAGCTTTCAGGAGAGGCAATCAtactaaaatacatgaaaaattccacactggagagaagcagtTTGGATGTAAACAATATGGAGAAGCTCTTGGGCCTCCCAGTTACCTTCacagacatgaaaaaaatcacactgaagAGAAATgtgaatgtaagcaatgtggagaaGCCCTCGCTAGGTCCAGTAACCTTAAAAGACATGAAGTAACTCATTCTGTAGAGAATTCCTATGTATGTAAGTACTGTGGGAAAGCACTGGCTGGTTCCCAACACCTCAAAAGACATGAACGAACTCACACTGCAGAGAAGCCCTATGTATGTGAGTACTGTGGGAAAAGATTTGCTTGTCCCAGTCACCTTCAgacacatgaaagaactcacactggagagaagccctatacGTGCAAGCATTGTGGTAAAGCCTTCGGTTACTCACATTACCTTCTCattcatgaaagaattcacactggggaaaAACCCTACGTATGTAAACTTTGCGGGAAAGCCTTCACTTGTTCCAGTGCCCTTAAAAATCACGAGCGAACTCactctggagagaaaccctatgtatgtaagtATTGTGGGAAATGCTTTGCTTTCTCTGGCCAGCTTCGaggacatgaaagaactcacactggagagaagccataTGTATGTaaccagtgtgggaaagccttcactcatTCTAGTCATCTTCGAGggcatgaaagaactcacattaCAGAAAAACCCTATAGATGTAAGCTGTGCAGTAAATCATTCTTCCATCCTGTTTACCTTCAATTACATGGAAGAGCTCACACTAGGGAAAAACTATGCATTTAA